One Insulibacter thermoxylanivorax genomic region harbors:
- the rimP gene encoding ribosome maturation factor RimP, translating to MSSGSIKQIVEQLLEPYLQEHPEFEIVDIEYVKEGRNRFLRVFVDKEGGIDIEECAKISEYLSFRLDEEDPIPDAYFLEVSSPGAERPLKTPRDFERAVGKYVYVKTYEPVDGLKEFEGYLQSYDEHEITIHIGKKLYTVPMQKVASARLAIEM from the coding sequence TTGAGCAGCGGATCCATCAAGCAAATCGTAGAACAACTTCTTGAACCATATCTGCAAGAACATCCGGAGTTCGAGATCGTTGATATCGAATATGTCAAGGAAGGGCGCAATCGCTTCTTGCGCGTGTTTGTTGATAAGGAAGGCGGTATTGATATCGAGGAGTGCGCCAAGATCAGTGAATATCTGAGCTTCCGGCTGGATGAGGAAGACCCGATTCCCGATGCGTATTTCTTAGAAGTATCGTCCCCGGGAGCCGAGCGGCCGCTGAAGACACCGCGCGACTTTGAGCGGGCCGTCGGCAAATATGTCTATGTGAAGACTTATGAACCCGTTGACGGTCTGAAAGAGTTTGAAGGATACCTGCAAAGCTACGATGAACATGAAATCACCATACATATCGGCAAGAAGTTGTACACCGTACCGATGCAGAAAGTTGCCTCGGCGAGACTTGCGATAGAGATGTAG
- the rnpM gene encoding RNase P modulator RnpM, producing the protein MRRRKIPLRKCVACQETKSKKELIRVVRTPEGEIMIDVTGKKSGRGAYLCGNVACFELAKKSRALDRSLKASVGLEVYEQLAQDFIRVEDEFLAQRETGMDDEE; encoded by the coding sequence GTGAGACGACGCAAAATACCGCTGCGCAAGTGTGTCGCTTGCCAGGAGACGAAGAGCAAAAAAGAGCTGATCCGAGTCGTCCGCACGCCGGAAGGTGAGATCATGATCGATGTTACCGGCAAAAAATCTGGGCGCGGCGCCTATCTGTGCGGGAATGTCGCCTGCTTCGAACTTGCGAAGAAATCACGCGCTCTTGACCGTTCGTTGAAAGCTAGTGTCGGCCTGGAGGTCTATGAGCAGCTGGCACAAGACTTCATACGAGTGGAGGATGAATTCCTGGCGCAGCGTGAAACGGGGATGGACGATGAGGAATAG
- a CDS encoding YlxQ family RNA-binding protein → MRNRFLSLLGLAQRAGKLAGGEEKALQAIQQGKAHLVILAVDASANTAKKFKDKCRYYQVPLIQEVDRGALGKATGRMERVVIAVMDEGFADAMLKSVE, encoded by the coding sequence ATGAGGAATAGATTCCTGTCCCTTCTCGGGCTAGCCCAACGAGCAGGCAAATTGGCCGGCGGAGAAGAGAAAGCACTGCAGGCGATTCAACAGGGCAAGGCTCATCTCGTGATCCTGGCTGTGGATGCCTCAGCAAATACCGCGAAGAAGTTCAAGGACAAATGTCGATATTACCAAGTTCCGCTCATACAGGAAGTGGACAGGGGGGCTCTGGGAAAGGCTACCGGAAGAATGGAACGGGTCGTCATCGCTGTGATGGATGAAGGGTTCGCTGACGCTATGCTCAAGAGCGTTGAATGA
- the nusA gene encoding transcription termination factor NusA, whose amino-acid sequence MNTDFIEALNEIEREKGISKDILLDAIEAALISSYKRNFNTAQNVRVDINRETGVIKVFARKTVVEETLDPRLEISLDAAREINPNYQLDDIVEIEVTPADFGRIAAQTAKQVVTQRIREAERGLIYEAFIDKEEDIVTGIVQRQDTRNIYVDLGKVEAVLPLNEVMPNEKFQQSERIKAYITRVENTTKGPQIFLSRTHPGLLKRLFELEVPEIYEGVVEIKSVAREAGFRSKIAVYSRDEEVDPVGSCVGPKGMRVQTVVNELRGEKIDIVRWSEDVEEFVSNALSPAQVIEVIALEEEKVARVIVPDHQLSLAIGIKGQNARLAAKLTGWKIDIKSESQRAEAELARSREHQEAEESVQDGEQDAQL is encoded by the coding sequence ATGAACACTGATTTTATAGAAGCGCTGAATGAGATTGAACGCGAGAAAGGCATAAGCAAGGATATTCTGCTTGACGCGATCGAGGCAGCTTTGATCTCGAGCTACAAGCGAAACTTTAATACTGCGCAGAATGTCCGCGTGGATATCAATCGCGAAACGGGGGTTATTAAAGTATTCGCCCGCAAGACGGTGGTGGAAGAAACCCTGGATCCGCGGCTGGAGATCTCTCTGGATGCTGCCCGGGAGATCAATCCTAACTATCAGCTTGATGATATCGTCGAGATCGAGGTGACGCCGGCCGATTTCGGCCGCATCGCTGCACAGACCGCTAAGCAAGTCGTTACGCAACGCATCCGCGAAGCGGAGCGCGGACTTATCTATGAAGCTTTTATCGATAAGGAAGAAGATATAGTCACGGGCATCGTACAGCGGCAAGACACACGCAATATCTATGTCGATCTTGGCAAAGTAGAAGCAGTGCTGCCGCTCAATGAAGTGATGCCGAACGAGAAATTCCAGCAAAGCGAACGCATCAAAGCCTACATCACCAGAGTAGAAAACACCACCAAAGGTCCGCAGATCTTCCTGTCCCGCACCCATCCGGGGCTGCTGAAACGCCTCTTCGAGCTGGAAGTGCCGGAGATCTATGAGGGAGTAGTGGAGATCAAGTCCGTAGCGCGTGAAGCGGGATTCCGCTCGAAGATCGCCGTCTATTCCCGCGATGAGGAAGTGGATCCCGTCGGCTCCTGTGTCGGTCCGAAGGGGATGCGTGTACAGACCGTTGTGAACGAACTGCGCGGGGAGAAGATCGATATCGTCCGCTGGTCAGAAGATGTCGAGGAATTCGTCTCCAACGCTTTAAGCCCCGCACAAGTGATCGAAGTGATCGCACTGGAAGAAGAGAAAGTTGCCCGGGTCATCGTGCCCGATCATCAGCTGTCGCTGGCGATCGGCATCAAAGGCCAAAATGCCCGTCTAGCCGCTAAATTAACCGGCTGGAAGATCGATATCAAGAGCGAATCGCAACGAGCTGAGGCAGAGCTCGCGCGGTCACGCGAACATCAAGAAGCAGAAGAATCCGTTCAAGATGGAGAACAGGATGCACAGCTTTGA
- the infB gene encoding translation initiation factor IF-2 yields the protein MSKQGNKEKIRVYEYAKSLNMSSKEIITILKRVNMPVNNHMSVMEPEMIERVEQFFRDIKASAEAKRTGAETAQKKESSSAAQEAAQQTAAQSSSDEKKTEAKDKAKKTTRSQSKSKGRAAQDRKSDAKSEREAKPAAQQQERERSRSGQGGSGKAAADKTNSGEAPVVRTAVEAVEVDDDLIAVAGARGARKASKLDDATKGKTTKKTKPNHKRFDDHKASNIKQGKGKRQGKNRQQEKREKVDNTPKKVIVRGTMTVGELAKLFHKDVADVIKKLLMMGVVATINQELDLDTIQVVADEYGIEVELKIPVDEDNFEEIEEQDDEADLLPRPPVVTIMGHVDHGKTTLLDAIRESRVTEGEAGGITQHIGAYQVEVNGKKITFLDTPGHEAFTTMRARGAQVTDITVLVVAADDGVMPQTIEAINHAKAANVPIIVAVNKIDKPEANPERIKQELTEHGIVPEEWGGDNIFVNVSAKQRLNLDELLETILLVAEVQELKANPNKRARGTVIEAELDKQRGPVARVLVQNGTLRVGDAFVAGVRFGRVRAMVNDRGRRLKEAGPSTPVEITGLTEVPQAGDPFLVFEDERKAKEIAERRATKARQAELNVNTRVTLDDLYKHIQEGEMKELNVILKADVQGSLEALRSSLEKIDIEGVRVKTIHAAVGAISESDVALASASNAIIIGFNVRPEPQAKAAADLEKVDIRLYRVIYQAIEEIEAALKGMLEPEYREAIIGHAEVREIFKVSKIGTIAGCMVIDGKILRSAEARIVRDGIVIYEGQIGSLRRFKDDVKEVPQGYECGISFEKFNDIKEGDIIEAYVMETVER from the coding sequence TTGAGCAAACAAGGAAACAAGGAAAAAATTAGAGTATACGAATACGCGAAGTCGCTGAATATGAGCAGCAAGGAAATCATTACGATCCTAAAGCGGGTAAACATGCCTGTCAATAATCATATGAGCGTGATGGAACCGGAGATGATCGAGAGAGTCGAGCAGTTCTTCCGCGATATCAAGGCAAGCGCCGAAGCGAAGCGCACCGGTGCGGAAACCGCGCAGAAGAAGGAGTCCAGCTCCGCTGCTCAAGAAGCAGCGCAGCAAACCGCTGCACAGTCGTCCAGCGACGAGAAGAAGACCGAAGCAAAGGATAAAGCGAAGAAAACAACCAGATCCCAGTCCAAGTCCAAGGGACGTGCAGCTCAAGATAGGAAGTCCGATGCGAAGAGCGAACGGGAAGCCAAACCGGCGGCACAGCAGCAGGAGCGGGAGCGCAGCCGTTCGGGACAAGGCGGAAGCGGCAAAGCCGCAGCAGATAAGACCAATAGCGGCGAAGCGCCGGTAGTCAGAACTGCGGTTGAAGCCGTTGAGGTCGACGATGATCTGATCGCCGTTGCCGGTGCCCGCGGAGCGCGCAAAGCGAGCAAATTGGATGATGCCACGAAGGGCAAGACGACGAAGAAGACCAAACCGAATCATAAACGCTTCGACGATCACAAAGCCAGCAACATCAAACAGGGCAAAGGCAAACGACAAGGCAAGAACCGACAGCAGGAGAAGCGTGAGAAGGTCGATAATACTCCGAAGAAAGTCATTGTTCGTGGCACGATGACCGTCGGCGAACTGGCGAAACTGTTCCACAAAGATGTAGCCGATGTCATCAAGAAACTGCTTATGATGGGTGTCGTAGCGACGATCAACCAGGAGCTCGATCTGGATACGATCCAAGTGGTTGCCGACGAGTACGGCATTGAAGTGGAACTGAAGATCCCGGTCGATGAGGATAACTTCGAGGAGATCGAAGAACAAGACGATGAAGCGGATCTGCTGCCGCGTCCGCCGGTCGTGACGATCATGGGCCACGTTGACCACGGGAAGACGACCCTGCTCGATGCGATCCGCGAGAGCAGGGTCACCGAGGGTGAAGCCGGCGGAATTACGCAGCATATCGGGGCGTATCAAGTGGAAGTAAACGGCAAGAAGATCACCTTCCTTGACACACCCGGCCACGAAGCCTTTACAACGATGCGGGCACGCGGTGCGCAAGTGACGGATATCACGGTTCTTGTGGTCGCAGCGGACGACGGGGTGATGCCGCAGACGATCGAAGCGATCAACCATGCGAAAGCGGCCAATGTACCGATCATCGTCGCTGTCAACAAGATCGATAAGCCGGAGGCGAACCCGGAGCGCATCAAGCAGGAATTAACTGAACACGGCATCGTGCCGGAGGAATGGGGCGGCGACAATATCTTCGTCAATGTCTCAGCGAAGCAGCGCCTCAACTTGGATGAACTCTTGGAGACGATCCTGCTCGTAGCAGAAGTACAAGAGCTGAAGGCGAATCCGAACAAACGGGCAAGAGGTACCGTAATTGAAGCGGAACTGGATAAACAGCGCGGTCCGGTAGCCCGGGTATTGGTGCAGAATGGTACCTTAAGGGTAGGGGACGCCTTCGTCGCCGGCGTGCGCTTCGGCCGTGTGCGGGCGATGGTCAATGACCGCGGCCGCCGTTTGAAGGAAGCAGGACCGTCGACGCCGGTTGAGATCACGGGTCTTACGGAAGTGCCGCAAGCAGGCGATCCATTCCTCGTCTTCGAAGATGAGCGCAAGGCGAAGGAAATTGCTGAGCGCCGTGCTACGAAAGCTCGTCAGGCAGAGCTTAATGTTAATACCCGCGTTACTCTGGATGACCTGTATAAACATATCCAGGAAGGCGAAATGAAGGAATTGAACGTCATCTTGAAGGCAGACGTACAGGGATCCCTTGAAGCATTGCGGAGTTCGCTGGAGAAGATCGATATCGAAGGCGTAAGGGTGAAGACGATTCACGCCGCCGTCGGAGCGATCAGCGAATCCGATGTCGCCTTGGCATCAGCTTCGAATGCGATCATCATCGGCTTTAACGTGCGTCCTGAACCGCAGGCGAAGGCTGCAGCGGATCTGGAGAAGGTCGACATTCGCCTCTATCGCGTCATCTATCAGGCGATCGAGGAGATCGAAGCAGCGCTGAAGGGAATGCTGGAGCCGGAGTACAGAGAAGCGATCATCGGCCATGCGGAAGTTCGCGAGATCTTCAAGGTGAGCAAGATCGGCACGATCGCCGGCTGCATGGTGATCGACGGCAAGATCCTGCGTT